The genomic DNA CTACACGACGTTCGATCTGTCGGCCCCGCGTCTGGCCGCGACCAGCATCGGCACGGGGGGCAAAACAACTGTCTCGGTCGATGTGCGCAATACGGGCCAGCGCGAGGGTGACGAGGTCGTCCAGCTCTATATCCGCGACAAGGTGAGCAGCGTCACCCGGCCGATCAAGGAATTGAAGGGCTTCCAGCGGGTGACGCTGAAACCCGGTGAGGTGCGCACCGTCAGCTTTACGATCAGCCCCGAAAGCCTCCAGATGTGGAATGCGGACATGCACCGCGTGGTCGAGCCGGGCGATTTCGAGATCATGACCGGCAACAGTTCGGTCGCACTCAAGTCCGCCACGCTGACGGTGACGCCATGAGCCTCGCGAGACGCCAGGCGCTGGGTCTGCTTGCTTCCACTTCCTTCTTCGCGGCGGCCCCGGCTGTCGCGGCGAAGGCGAAGGGACCGCTCTACAAGGATGCCTCCGCCCCGATCGACCTGCGGGTCCGCGACCTGCTGGGCCGGATGACGCTGGAGGAAAAGGTCGGCCAGATCATCGCGCTCTGGGCGACCAAGGCGGATATCATGGACGACCTGACCTTCTCGCCGGCCAAGGCGAGCAAGGCCTATCCGGCGAGCTTTGGCCAGATCACGCGCCCGTCCGACCGGCGCGGCGCGCCTAACGGTTCCAATCAGGCGGGCGGCGTCGGCGCGCGCTGGCGCACGCCGGCTGATACGGTGGCCTTCGTCACCGCAGTCCAGAAATGGGCGATCGAGGAAACGCGGCTGGGCATCCCGGTGCTGTTCCATGAAGAATCGCTGCATGGTTATATGGCGACCGACGCGACCATGTTTCCGATGGCGATCGGCATGGCGGGCGCGTTCGACCGCGATCTGATGCGCGAAGTCCAGTCGGTCATCGCCCGCGAAGTCCGGGCGCGCGGCGTCCATCTGGCGCTGTCGCCGGTGGTGGACATCGCCCGCGACCCGCGCTGGGGCCGGATCGAGGAAACGTTCGGCGAAGATCCCTATCTGTGCGGCGAAATGGGCGTCGCGGCGGTGCTGGGCCTGCAAGGCGAGAGCAAGCAGATCGGCCCGGACAAGGTCATGGCCACGCTCAAACATATGACTGGCCACGGCCAGCCGCAGAGCGGCGAAAATATCGCCCCTGCGCCGATCAGCCAGCGGGAGTTGCGCGAGAATTTCTTCCCGCCCTTCCGTCAGGTGGTGAAGCGCACCGGCATCGCCGCCGTCATGCCCAGCTATAACGAGATTGACGGCGTGCCATCGCACCAGAACAAATGGCTGCTCGGCGATATTTTGCGCGGCGAATGGCATTTCGACGGCGCGGTGGTCAGCGATTATGGCGCAGTCCACGAACTCGACACCATCCACCATGTCCAGCCCGACCCTGAAGGCTCGGCGCGCGCTGCCCTCCGCGCCGGCGTCGATTGCGAGTTGCCCGATGGTCAGACCTATCGGACGCTCGTGGATCAGGTCCGCAGCGGGAAAGTGCCCCTAGAAGCGGTCGACATTGCCTGCACCCGCATGTTGACCCTGAAATTCCGCGCGGGCCTGTTCGAAAATCCCTGGCCACGCCGCGACTATGACGCGCTGACCGGTAATGCGGAGGCTCGCGCGCTGGCCCTGAAGGCCGCGCACAAGTCGATCGCGCTGCTCAAAAATGACGGCACGCTGCCGCTCAGCGCCGGCGCGCACAAGCGGGTCGCGGTGATCGGTCCCAATGCTGCCATCGCCCGTCTGGGCGGCTATTCCTCGATCCCGCGTCAGGATGTGTCGCTGCTGGAAGGCATTCAGGCCAAGCTCAAGGGCAAGGCGGAGGTCGTCCATGCGCAGGGCGTGTTCATCACCCAGAGCGAGGATCGGTCGGTGGACGATGTGTTCCTTGCCGACCCGGCCAGGAACCGCCAGTTGATCGCCGAGGCGGTCGAGGTGGCGAAGGGCGCGGATATCGTGCTGCTCGCTATCGGCGACACCGAACAGACCAGTCGCGAAGGCTTTGCCAAGAATCATCTGGGCGACCGCACCAGCCTCGACCTCGTCGGCGAACAGAATGAGTTGTTCGCCGCGATCAAGGCGACCGGCAGGCCCGTTGTGGTGTGCGCCATCAATGGCCGCCCACCCAGCTATCCCGCCGTTGTCGAGGGCGCGAATGCGCTGCTGGAGTGCTGGTATCCGGGGCAGGAGGGTGGCACCGCCATGGCCGACATCCTGTTCGGCGATGTAAACCCCGGCGCGAAGCTGCCCGTTACCGTCGCGCGCGACGCGGGGCAAATCCCGATCTTCTACAACCGCAAACCCAGCGCCCGGCGCGGCTATGTGTTCGAGGATATTTCGCCGCTCTTCCCCTTCGGCTTCGGCCTCAGCTACACGCAGTTCGAGATCGGCAAGCCCCGGCTGTCCGCGCCGCGCATCGGCGTCGGCGGCAGCGTCGCGGTGGAAGTCGATGTGCGCAATGTCGGCGGCCGGGCCGGGGATGAGGTCGTCCAGATCTATGTCCACGACCAGGTCGCGTCCGTTACTCGCCCGATCAAGGAATTGAAGGGGTTCGAGCGCGTCACCCTGGCGCCCGGCGAAACGAAAACCGTGCGCCTGCCGCTTGGCCCCGACGCCTTCACCCTCTGGAATCTCGACATGGAGGAAGTGGTCGAACCCGGCCTGTTCGACATCATGGTCGGACCCGACAGCCAGACCCTCCAGACCGTCACGCTCGAAATCATCTGAACAGGATCGTTCCCATGCCCAAGATCATTGATGCCAAGGTCATCGTCACCTGCCCCGGCCGCAATTTCGTCACGCTCAAGATCATCACCGAGGATGGCGTCTATGGCCTGGGCGACGCGACGCTCAACGGCCGTGAACTGTCGGTCGCCAGCTATTTGCAGGATCATGTCATTCCCTGCCTGATCGGCCGCGACGCGCACCGGATCGAGGATATCTGGCAATATCTCTACAAGGGCGCCTATTGGCGACGCGGTCCGGTGACGATGAGCGCCATCGCCGCCGTCGACACCGCGCTCTGGGACATCAAGGGCAAGATCGCCGGCCTGCCGGTCTATCAGTTGCTGGGCGGCGCCAGTCGCGAAAGCGTGATGGTCTATGGCCATGCCAACGGCACGACGATCGAGGATACGGTCAAGGTCGCGCTGGAATATCAGGCGCAGGGTTATAAGGCGATCCGCATCCAGTGCGGCGTGCCGGGCATGGCGTCCACCTATGGCGTCAGCAAGGACAAATATTTCTACGAACCGGCCGACGCCGACCTGCCGACCGAAAATGTCTGGAACACCAGCAAATATCTGCGCGTCGTCCCTGAACTGTTCAAGGCCGCGCGCGAGGCGCTGGGCTGGGACGTGCATCTGCTGCACGACATTCATCACCGCCTGACCCCGATCGAAGCCGGCCGTCTGGGCAAGGATCTGGAGCAATATCGCCCCTTCTGGCTGGAAGATGCGACGCCGGCGGAAAATCAGGAGGCGTTCAAGCTGATCCGCCAGCACACCACGACCCCGCTGGCCGTGGGCGAAATCTTCAATTCGATCCATGATTGCCGCGAACTGATCGAAAACCAGTTGATCGATTATATCCGCGCCACCGTGGTCCATGCCGGCGGCATCAGCCACCTGCGCAAGATCGCGAACCTGGCCGATCTCTATCAGGTCCGCACCGGTTGCCATGGCGCGACCGACCTGTCGCCGGTCTGCATGGCCGCCGCGCTGCATTTCGACCTCAGCGTACCCAATTTCGGCGTGCAGGAATATATGCGCCACACGCCCGAAACCGACGCCGTTTTCCCGCACGCATACAGCTTTGCCGACGGGGCGATGCATCCTGGCGAAGCGCCGGGCCTGGGCGTCGACATCGACGAGGAACTGGCCGCCAAATATGAATATAATCGCGCCTTCCTGCCGGTGAACCGGCTGGAGGACGGCACCATGTTCAACTGGTGATCCAGATGACGCAGACGCTTCCCAAGCCTTCAGGACGGGTCCGCTGGATCGTCTGCGGCCTGCTCTTTGCCGCAGTGGTGCTGAGCTATATCGACCGGCTGGTGCTGCCGACCCTGAAGCCCGATCTTCAGGCCCGCTATGGCTGGAGCGAGAGCGGCTATGCCGACCTCGCCATCTGGTTTCAGGCGGGATATGGCATCGCCTACGTCTTTTTCGGCCGGCTGATCGACCGGATCGGGGCGCGGGCGGGCTATGCGCTGGCGGTGACGCTGTGGACGATCGGCCATATCGCGCACATCTTCTTCACCTCCACCGCAGGGATGCTGCTGGCGCGCATTCCGCTGGCGATCGGTGAGGCGGGGACATTCCCCGCCGCCATCGCCGCGACCAATGAATGGTTCCCCAAGAAGGAACGCGCATTCGCCATCGGTATCTTCAACGCGGGGTCCAATGTCGGGGCGATCATCACGCCGCTGATCGTGCCGGTCATCGCGGTGACGCTGGGCTGGCGCTGGGCCTTCATCCTGACCGGGCTGCTGACGGTGATCTGGCTGGCCGCCTGGCTGACCTTCTATCGTCGCCCGCGTGACAAGCAGGGCTTGTCGGCGGAGGAACTGGCCTGGATCGAGACGGACCCGGTCGAACCGCAAGCGCCGGTCAAATGGGCGACCCTGTTTCGCCATCGCCAGACCTGGGCCTATATGGCCGGGCGTTTCCTGATCGATCCGGTCTGGTGGACCTTCCTCTTCTGGCTGCCCGATTTCTTCAACAAACAATATGGCGTGAAGATGCTCGATTTCGGGCCGCCGCTGATCGCCGTCTATCTGATGGCGGATGTGGGGTCGGTCGCGGGTGGATGGGCCTCATCGCGCTTCATGGGCCGGGGCTGGAGCGTCAACCGCGCGCGCAAGAGCGCCATGTTCCTCGCTGCGCTGTGCGCCGTGCCGATCGCCTTCGCCGCTCATGCGCCGTCCATGTGGATCGCCGTCGCCCTCATTGGCCTCGCCTGCGCCGGGCATCAGGGCTTTTCGGCCAATCTCTACGCGCTGCCCGGTGACGTATTCCCGCGCTGGATGGCCGGATCGGTCGTTGGTCTGGGCGGCCTGTCGGGCGCACTGGGCGGCATGTTGATGGCCAAGTTCGCCGGTGCCATCCTCGAACATATCGGCAGCTATGGCCCTATCTTCGCGGTCGCCGCCGTCGCCTATCTGATCGCGCTGTCGGTCATCCACCTGTTGCTGCCGCGCTACCAGCCGGTGCTTGCTCCTCTCCCCGGAAATCCCGCATGACCAAGCCTCTCCGCCTGCATCCCGATCGTCTGTTCCCGTCCGATCCGGCGACGCGCGCCATTGCGCGCCGCCTCCATGCGTCGGTCAAGGATCTGCCGATCATCAGCCCGCACGGCCATACCGATCCGCGCTGGTTCGCCTATGACCAGCCCTTCGCCAATCCGGCGGAGTTGCTGATCGTGCCGGATCATTACGCGTTCCGCATGTTGATGAGCCAGGGCGTAAAGCTGGAGGATCTGGGCATCCCGACCGTGGATGGCAGCGCGACCGAAAGCGATCCGCGCGCCATCTGGCGGCGCTTTGCCGAGCGTTATTATCTGTTTCGCGGC from Sphingobium sp. CAP-1 includes the following:
- a CDS encoding glycoside hydrolase family 3 N-terminal domain-containing protein; translated protein: MSLARRQALGLLASTSFFAAAPAVAAKAKGPLYKDASAPIDLRVRDLLGRMTLEEKVGQIIALWATKADIMDDLTFSPAKASKAYPASFGQITRPSDRRGAPNGSNQAGGVGARWRTPADTVAFVTAVQKWAIEETRLGIPVLFHEESLHGYMATDATMFPMAIGMAGAFDRDLMREVQSVIAREVRARGVHLALSPVVDIARDPRWGRIEETFGEDPYLCGEMGVAAVLGLQGESKQIGPDKVMATLKHMTGHGQPQSGENIAPAPISQRELRENFFPPFRQVVKRTGIAAVMPSYNEIDGVPSHQNKWLLGDILRGEWHFDGAVVSDYGAVHELDTIHHVQPDPEGSARAALRAGVDCELPDGQTYRTLVDQVRSGKVPLEAVDIACTRMLTLKFRAGLFENPWPRRDYDALTGNAEARALALKAAHKSIALLKNDGTLPLSAGAHKRVAVIGPNAAIARLGGYSSIPRQDVSLLEGIQAKLKGKAEVVHAQGVFITQSEDRSVDDVFLADPARNRQLIAEAVEVAKGADIVLLAIGDTEQTSREGFAKNHLGDRTSLDLVGEQNELFAAIKATGRPVVVCAINGRPPSYPAVVEGANALLECWYPGQEGGTAMADILFGDVNPGAKLPVTVARDAGQIPIFYNRKPSARRGYVFEDISPLFPFGFGLSYTQFEIGKPRLSAPRIGVGGSVAVEVDVRNVGGRAGDEVVQIYVHDQVASVTRPIKELKGFERVTLAPGETKTVRLPLGPDAFTLWNLDMEEVVEPGLFDIMVGPDSQTLQTVTLEII
- a CDS encoding MFS transporter; this translates as MTQTLPKPSGRVRWIVCGLLFAAVVLSYIDRLVLPTLKPDLQARYGWSESGYADLAIWFQAGYGIAYVFFGRLIDRIGARAGYALAVTLWTIGHIAHIFFTSTAGMLLARIPLAIGEAGTFPAAIAATNEWFPKKERAFAIGIFNAGSNVGAIITPLIVPVIAVTLGWRWAFILTGLLTVIWLAAWLTFYRRPRDKQGLSAEELAWIETDPVEPQAPVKWATLFRHRQTWAYMAGRFLIDPVWWTFLFWLPDFFNKQYGVKMLDFGPPLIAVYLMADVGSVAGGWASSRFMGRGWSVNRARKSAMFLAALCAVPIAFAAHAPSMWIAVALIGLACAGHQGFSANLYALPGDVFPRWMAGSVVGLGGLSGALGGMLMAKFAGAILEHIGSYGPIFAVAAVAYLIALSVIHLLLPRYQPVLAPLPGNPA
- the manD gene encoding D-mannonate dehydratase ManD, which gives rise to MPKIIDAKVIVTCPGRNFVTLKIITEDGVYGLGDATLNGRELSVASYLQDHVIPCLIGRDAHRIEDIWQYLYKGAYWRRGPVTMSAIAAVDTALWDIKGKIAGLPVYQLLGGASRESVMVYGHANGTTIEDTVKVALEYQAQGYKAIRIQCGVPGMASTYGVSKDKYFYEPADADLPTENVWNTSKYLRVVPELFKAAREALGWDVHLLHDIHHRLTPIEAGRLGKDLEQYRPFWLEDATPAENQEAFKLIRQHTTTPLAVGEIFNSIHDCRELIENQLIDYIRATVVHAGGISHLRKIANLADLYQVRTGCHGATDLSPVCMAAALHFDLSVPNFGVQEYMRHTPETDAVFPHAYSFADGAMHPGEAPGLGVDIDEELAAKYEYNRAFLPVNRLEDGTMFNW